Proteins found in one Oncorhynchus clarkii lewisi isolate Uvic-CL-2024 unplaced genomic scaffold, UVic_Ocla_1.0 unplaced_contig_11086_pilon_pilon, whole genome shotgun sequence genomic segment:
- the LOC139401819 gene encoding zinc finger protein ZFP2-like isoform X1, which translates to MVQGRASPSPSTLPESPGHNSPGSALLLDLKRVSVLLVDCRKTPGQSGTVREGHEEGDGDLISSRDTPNHRSLSGRGLSSGEPQQHVAEETEKSLSRSEHLKKHQQGHTGKKPHHCCSDCGKSFTSQSGFIIHCDQCGKSFAASNTLKSNVRIHTGEKPYPCLDCGKSFVSAGALTIHQRVHTGEKPYSCDQCGKSFNQSGQLTTHQLMHTGENPYSCDQCGKSFAVSETLTIHQRIHTGEKPYSCDQCGKSFAVVSSLTRHQVTHTGERTYVCLCGKSFALASTLTVHKRTHTGEKPYSCDQCGKSFAVSEKLTRHQRIHTGEKPYSCYQCGKSFAQSDNLTIHQRIHTGEKPYSCDQCGKSFAVVSSLTRHQVTHTGERTYVCLCGKSFALASTLTVHKRTHTGEKPYSCDQCGKSFAVSEKLTRHQRTHTGEKPYSCYQCGKSFAQSDNLTRHLRIHTGEKPYICDHCGKSFTQSSALNSHKLTHAGEKEALYL; encoded by the exons ATGGTTCAG GGCAGAGCTAGTCCGTCCCCCTCCACCCTGCCGGAGTCCCCTGGTCACAACTCTCCTGGTAGTGCCTTACTGCTGGATCTGAAGAGGGTTTCTGTGCTGCTGGTCGACTGCAGGAAAACACCAGGGcagagtggaactgtgagagaaggacacgaggagggagatggagatctGATTTCATCAA GGGACACCCCTAACCATCGTTCTCTTAGTGGGAGGGGCTTATcgtctggggagcctcaacaacatgttgctgaggagacagagaagagtctctccagatcagaacatctcaagaaacaccagcaggGACATACAGGGAAGAAACCTcaccactgctgctctgactgtgggaagagtttcacaaGCCAGAGTGGCTTCATTATTcactgtgatcagtgtgggaagagttttgctgcATCTAACACCTTGAAATCTAATGTAAGAattcatacaggggagaagccttacccctGCCTTGATTGTGGGAAAAGCTTTGTTAGTGCAGGAGCCTTAACCATACACCAGCgtgtacacacaggagagaaaccttatagctgtgatcagtgtgggaagagcttcaatcaGTCAGGCCAGCTGACTACACACCAGCTAATGCACACTGGAGAGAatccttatagctgtgatcagtgtgggaagagctttgctgtATCAGAAACACTAACTATACACCAgcgcatacacacaggagagaaaccttatagttgtgatcagtgtggaaagagctttgctGTAGTTTCCTCCCTAACTAgacaccaggtaacacacactggagagagaacCTATGTTTGTCtatgtgggaagagctttgctctAGCTTCCACCCTGACTGtacacaagagaacacacactggagagaagccttatagctgtgatcagtgtggaaagagctttgctGTATCAGAAAAACTAACTAGACACCagcgaatacacacaggagagaagccttatagctgttaccagtgtgggaagagctttgctcaATCAGACAATCTAACTATACACCAgcgcatacacacaggagagaaaccttatagttgtgatcagtgtggaaagagctttgctGTAGTTTCCTCCCTAACTAgacaccaggtaacacacactggagagagaacCTATGTTTGTCtatgtgggaagagctttgctctAGCTTCCACCCTGACTGtacacaagagaacacacactggagagaagccttatagctgtgatcagtgtggaaagagctttgctGTATCAGAAAAACTAACTagacaccagcgaacacacacaggagagaagccttatagctgttaccagtgtgggaagagctttgctcaATCAGACAATCTAACTAGACACCTGcggatacacacaggagagaagccttatatcTGTGATCATTGTGGAAAGAGCTTTACTCAGTCCTCAGCCCTGAATTCACACAAGCTAACACACGCTGGTGAGAAAGAAGCCTTAtatctgtga
- the LOC139401819 gene encoding zinc finger protein 3-like isoform X2, whose protein sequence is MVQGRASPSPSTLPESPGHNSPGSALLLDLKRVSVLLVDCRKTPGQSGTVREGHEEGDGDLISSRDTPNHRSLSGRGLSSGEPQQHVAEETEKSLSRSEHLKKHQQGHTGKKPHHCCSDCGKSFTSQSGFIIHCDQCGKSFAASNTLKSNVRIHTGEKPYPCLDCGKSFVSAGALTIHQRVHTGEKPYSCDQCGKSFNQSGQLTTHQLMHTGENPYSCDQCGKSFAKN, encoded by the exons ATGGTTCAG GGCAGAGCTAGTCCGTCCCCCTCCACCCTGCCGGAGTCCCCTGGTCACAACTCTCCTGGTAGTGCCTTACTGCTGGATCTGAAGAGGGTTTCTGTGCTGCTGGTCGACTGCAGGAAAACACCAGGGcagagtggaactgtgagagaaggacacgaggagggagatggagatctGATTTCATCAA GGGACACCCCTAACCATCGTTCTCTTAGTGGGAGGGGCTTATcgtctggggagcctcaacaacatgttgctgaggagacagagaagagtctctccagatcagaacatctcaagaaacaccagcaggGACATACAGGGAAGAAACCTcaccactgctgctctgactgtgggaagagtttcacaaGCCAGAGTGGCTTCATTATTcactgtgatcagtgtgggaagagttttgctgcATCTAACACCTTGAAATCTAATGTAAGAattcatacaggggagaagccttacccctGCCTTGATTGTGGGAAAAGCTTTGTTAGTGCAGGAGCCTTAACCATACACCAGCgtgtacacacaggagagaaaccttatagctgtgatcagtgtgggaagagcttcaatcaGTCAGGCCAGCTGACTACACACCAGCTAATGCACACTGGAGAGAatccttatagctgtgatcagtgtgggaagagctttgct AAAAACTAA
- the LOC139401818 gene encoding zinc finger protein 345-like isoform X3, which yields MDRASPSPSNLPESPGHNSPGSSLLLGLKRVSVRLVDCRKTPGQSGTVREGHEEEGDLISSRDSPNRRSLSGRDLSSGELQQQHVADEAEKSVSQSEHLKHQHRRTGKKSHHSCSDCGKSFTTRRSFIIHLRIHTGEKPYHCYQCGKSFNQSGNLTTHQLTHTGVKPYSCGQCGKSFARSGQLTTHRVTHTGEKPYSCGQCGKSFNQAGNLTAHQLTHTGEKPYSCDQCGKSFNHSGNLTAHQVTHTGEKPYSCDQCGKRFAHASNLTRHQVTHTEEKPYSCDQCGKSFAQASNLTRHQVTHTEEKPYSCDQCGKRFATYYTFKYHLRIHTGEKPYPCLDCGKNFASAGSLTIHQSVHTGDKPYSCHQCGKSFAVANTLIIHQRIHTGEKPYSCNLCGKSFAVVSTLNKHQRIHTGEKPYSCDQCGKSFALSDKLTIHQRTHTGERPYSCDQCGKSFARASTLNSHQRTHTGEKPYSCDQCGKSFAELGTLNSHQRTHTGEKPYVCLCGKSFSLLGQLKKHQKSKTCHISSPSYT from the exons GACAGAGCTAGTCCGTCCCCCTCCAACCTGCCAGAGTCCCCTGGTCACAACTCTCCTGGTAGCTCCTTACTGCTGGGTCTGAAGAGGGTGTCTGTGCGGCTGGTCGACTGCAGGAAAACACCAGGGcagagtggaactgtgagagaaGGACACGAGGAGGAGGGAGATTTGATTTCATCAA GGGACTCTCCTAACCGTCGCTCTCTCAGCGGGAGGGACTTATCATCTGGGGAGCTTCAACAACAACATgttgctgacgaggcagagaagagtgtCTCCCAATCAGAACACCTCAAACACCAGCACAGACGTACAGGGAAGAAATCTCACCacagctgctctgactgtgggaagagtttcactaCACGGAGATCTTTCATAATTCACCTGCGTATTCACACcggagagaagccttatcactgttatcagtgtggaaagagcttcAATCAGTCAGGCAACCTGACAACACACCAGCTAACACATACTGGagtgaagccttatagctgtggtcagtgtgggaagagctttgctcgGTCTGGACAGCTGACTACACACCGggtaacacacactggagagaagccttatagctgtggtcagtgtggaaagagctttaATCAGGCAGGCAACCTGACAGCACACCAGCTaacacacacgggagagaagccttacagctgtgatcagtgtgggaagagcttcaatcaCTCAGGCAACCTGACAGcacaccaggtaacacacactggagagaagccttatagctgtgatcaatgtgggaagaggtttGCTCACGCTTCCAACCTAACTAgacaccaggtaacacacacagaagagaagccttacagctgtgatcaatgtgggaagagttttgctcaAGCTTCCAACCTAACTAgacaccaggtaacacacaccgaAGAAAAGCCttacagctgtgatcaatgtgggaagaggtttGCTACATATTACACATTCAAATATCATCTGAGAattcatacaggggagaagccttacccctGCCTTGATTGTGGGAAAAACTTTGCGAGTGCAGGATCCCTAACCATACACCAGAGTGTACACACAGGAGATAAGCCTTACAGCTGtcatcagtgtgggaagagctttgctgtAGCTAACACCCTGATTATACACCAGCGcattcacactggagagaagccataTAGCTGTAATCTgtgtggaaagagctttgctGTGGTTTCCACCTTGAATAAACATCAGCgcatacacactggagagaagccatatagctgtgatcagtgtggaaagagctttgctCTATCAGATAAACTAACTatacaccagcgaacacacacaggagagaggccttatagctgtgatcagtgtggaaagagctttgctCGAGCTTCCACCCTGAAttcacaccagcgaacacacactggagagaagccttatagctgtgatcagtgtggaaagagctttgctGAGTTAGGGACCCTGAAttcacaccagcgaacacacactggagagaaaccctatgtctgtctatgtggaaagagtttttctCTTTTAGGGCAACTTAAAAAACACCAGAAATCAAAAACGTGCCATATTTCATCTCCATCCTATACCTGA
- the LOC139401818 gene encoding zinc finger protein 345-like isoform X1 — MYNTSCVHQDRASPSPSNLPESPGHNSPGSSLLLGLKRVSVRLVDCRKTPGQSGTVREGHEEEGDLISSRDSPNRRSLSGRDLSSGELQQQHVADEAEKSVSQSEHLKHQHRRTGKKSHHSCSDCGKSFTTRRSFIIHLRIHTGEKPYHCYQCGKSFNQSGNLTTHQLTHTGVKPYSCGQCGKSFARSGQLTTHRVTHTGEKPYSCGQCGKSFNQAGNLTAHQLTHTGEKPYSCDQCGKSFNHSGNLTAHQVTHTGEKPYSCDQCGKRFAHASNLTRHQVTHTEEKPYSCDQCGKSFAQASNLTRHQVTHTEEKPYSCDQCGKRFATYYTFKYHLRIHTGEKPYPCLDCGKNFASAGSLTIHQSVHTGDKPYSCHQCGKSFAVANTLIIHQRIHTGEKPYSCNLCGKSFAVVSTLNKHQRIHTGEKPYSCDQCGKSFALSDKLTIHQRTHTGERPYSCDQCGKSFARASTLNSHQRTHTGEKPYSCDQCGKSFAELGTLNSHQRTHTGEKPYVCLCGKSFSLLGQLKKHQKSKTCHISSPSYT, encoded by the exons ATGTACAATACTTCCTGTGTTCACCAGGACAGAGCTAGTCCGTCCCCCTCCAACCTGCCAGAGTCCCCTGGTCACAACTCTCCTGGTAGCTCCTTACTGCTGGGTCTGAAGAGGGTGTCTGTGCGGCTGGTCGACTGCAGGAAAACACCAGGGcagagtggaactgtgagagaaGGACACGAGGAGGAGGGAGATTTGATTTCATCAA GGGACTCTCCTAACCGTCGCTCTCTCAGCGGGAGGGACTTATCATCTGGGGAGCTTCAACAACAACATgttgctgacgaggcagagaagagtgtCTCCCAATCAGAACACCTCAAACACCAGCACAGACGTACAGGGAAGAAATCTCACCacagctgctctgactgtgggaagagtttcactaCACGGAGATCTTTCATAATTCACCTGCGTATTCACACcggagagaagccttatcactgttatcagtgtggaaagagcttcAATCAGTCAGGCAACCTGACAACACACCAGCTAACACATACTGGagtgaagccttatagctgtggtcagtgtgggaagagctttgctcgGTCTGGACAGCTGACTACACACCGggtaacacacactggagagaagccttatagctgtggtcagtgtggaaagagctttaATCAGGCAGGCAACCTGACAGCACACCAGCTaacacacacgggagagaagccttacagctgtgatcagtgtgggaagagcttcaatcaCTCAGGCAACCTGACAGcacaccaggtaacacacactggagagaagccttatagctgtgatcaatgtgggaagaggtttGCTCACGCTTCCAACCTAACTAgacaccaggtaacacacacagaagagaagccttacagctgtgatcaatgtgggaagagttttgctcaAGCTTCCAACCTAACTAgacaccaggtaacacacaccgaAGAAAAGCCttacagctgtgatcaatgtgggaagaggtttGCTACATATTACACATTCAAATATCATCTGAGAattcatacaggggagaagccttacccctGCCTTGATTGTGGGAAAAACTTTGCGAGTGCAGGATCCCTAACCATACACCAGAGTGTACACACAGGAGATAAGCCTTACAGCTGtcatcagtgtgggaagagctttgctgtAGCTAACACCCTGATTATACACCAGCGcattcacactggagagaagccataTAGCTGTAATCTgtgtggaaagagctttgctGTGGTTTCCACCTTGAATAAACATCAGCgcatacacactggagagaagccatatagctgtgatcagtgtggaaagagctttgctCTATCAGATAAACTAACTatacaccagcgaacacacacaggagagaggccttatagctgtgatcagtgtggaaagagctttgctCGAGCTTCCACCCTGAAttcacaccagcgaacacacactggagagaagccttatagctgtgatcagtgtggaaagagctttgctGAGTTAGGGACCCTGAAttcacaccagcgaacacacactggagagaaaccctatgtctgtctatgtggaaagagtttttctCTTTTAGGGCAACTTAAAAAACACCAGAAATCAAAAACGTGCCATATTTCATCTCCATCCTATACCTGA
- the LOC139401818 gene encoding zinc finger protein 345-like isoform X2: protein MDRDRASPSPSNLPESPGHNSPGSSLLLGLKRVSVRLVDCRKTPGQSGTVREGHEEEGDLISSRDSPNRRSLSGRDLSSGELQQQHVADEAEKSVSQSEHLKHQHRRTGKKSHHSCSDCGKSFTTRRSFIIHLRIHTGEKPYHCYQCGKSFNQSGNLTTHQLTHTGVKPYSCGQCGKSFARSGQLTTHRVTHTGEKPYSCGQCGKSFNQAGNLTAHQLTHTGEKPYSCDQCGKSFNHSGNLTAHQVTHTGEKPYSCDQCGKRFAHASNLTRHQVTHTEEKPYSCDQCGKSFAQASNLTRHQVTHTEEKPYSCDQCGKRFATYYTFKYHLRIHTGEKPYPCLDCGKNFASAGSLTIHQSVHTGDKPYSCHQCGKSFAVANTLIIHQRIHTGEKPYSCNLCGKSFAVVSTLNKHQRIHTGEKPYSCDQCGKSFALSDKLTIHQRTHTGERPYSCDQCGKSFARASTLNSHQRTHTGEKPYSCDQCGKSFAELGTLNSHQRTHTGEKPYVCLCGKSFSLLGQLKKHQKSKTCHISSPSYT from the exons GACAGAGCTAGTCCGTCCCCCTCCAACCTGCCAGAGTCCCCTGGTCACAACTCTCCTGGTAGCTCCTTACTGCTGGGTCTGAAGAGGGTGTCTGTGCGGCTGGTCGACTGCAGGAAAACACCAGGGcagagtggaactgtgagagaaGGACACGAGGAGGAGGGAGATTTGATTTCATCAA GGGACTCTCCTAACCGTCGCTCTCTCAGCGGGAGGGACTTATCATCTGGGGAGCTTCAACAACAACATgttgctgacgaggcagagaagagtgtCTCCCAATCAGAACACCTCAAACACCAGCACAGACGTACAGGGAAGAAATCTCACCacagctgctctgactgtgggaagagtttcactaCACGGAGATCTTTCATAATTCACCTGCGTATTCACACcggagagaagccttatcactgttatcagtgtggaaagagcttcAATCAGTCAGGCAACCTGACAACACACCAGCTAACACATACTGGagtgaagccttatagctgtggtcagtgtgggaagagctttgctcgGTCTGGACAGCTGACTACACACCGggtaacacacactggagagaagccttatagctgtggtcagtgtggaaagagctttaATCAGGCAGGCAACCTGACAGCACACCAGCTaacacacacgggagagaagccttacagctgtgatcagtgtgggaagagcttcaatcaCTCAGGCAACCTGACAGcacaccaggtaacacacactggagagaagccttatagctgtgatcaatgtgggaagaggtttGCTCACGCTTCCAACCTAACTAgacaccaggtaacacacacagaagagaagccttacagctgtgatcaatgtgggaagagttttgctcaAGCTTCCAACCTAACTAgacaccaggtaacacacaccgaAGAAAAGCCttacagctgtgatcaatgtgggaagaggtttGCTACATATTACACATTCAAATATCATCTGAGAattcatacaggggagaagccttacccctGCCTTGATTGTGGGAAAAACTTTGCGAGTGCAGGATCCCTAACCATACACCAGAGTGTACACACAGGAGATAAGCCTTACAGCTGtcatcagtgtgggaagagctttgctgtAGCTAACACCCTGATTATACACCAGCGcattcacactggagagaagccataTAGCTGTAATCTgtgtggaaagagctttgctGTGGTTTCCACCTTGAATAAACATCAGCgcatacacactggagagaagccatatagctgtgatcagtgtggaaagagctttgctCTATCAGATAAACTAACTatacaccagcgaacacacacaggagagaggccttatagctgtgatcagtgtggaaagagctttgctCGAGCTTCCACCCTGAAttcacaccagcgaacacacactggagagaagccttatagctgtgatcagtgtggaaagagctttgctGAGTTAGGGACCCTGAAttcacaccagcgaacacacactggagagaaaccctatgtctgtctatgtggaaagagtttttctCTTTTAGGGCAACTTAAAAAACACCAGAAATCAAAAACGTGCCATATTTCATCTCCATCCTATACCTGA